One Arthrobacter sp. StoSoilB20 DNA segment encodes these proteins:
- a CDS encoding aspartate transaminase, whose protein sequence is MSDYLPASRVTRIKSSASVAAAARVRELKAEGIPIIDLTVGEPDFDTPDHIKEAAVAAIRDGETKYTSVTGTPELQTAVLRKIEGHTGHHYERNQLTIGGGAKQVLYVALMASLNQGDEVIVPAPYWVSYPDMVLANDGTPVIVPCGEDTGFKLTPDALDKAITPRTKWLILNAPSNPTGAVYTREELQALGAVLEQHPQVYILTDEIYDEIHFGDGRVTSLVTAVPTLKDRILLVNGVSKAYAMTGWRLGYGVGPVPLIAAMNKLQSQTSSCPSSISQAAAVAALNGDQSFVRDSVEVYRKRRDAVVEGLNAINGLSVAPAEGAFYAYVNCSGVIGKTTPDGTVISNDQDFTLYLLDAARVAVIQGSAYGLGPYFRISFATSLETINAGVDSIRDAVNALS, encoded by the coding sequence ATGTCCGACTACCTGCCGGCGTCGAGGGTCACCCGCATCAAGTCCTCAGCGAGCGTCGCCGCGGCCGCCCGCGTCCGTGAACTTAAGGCTGAAGGCATCCCGATCATCGACCTGACCGTTGGCGAGCCGGACTTCGACACCCCGGACCATATCAAGGAAGCAGCAGTCGCTGCCATCAGAGATGGCGAGACCAAGTACACCTCGGTCACGGGTACGCCTGAGCTGCAGACCGCCGTCCTCCGCAAAATCGAGGGTCATACCGGACACCACTATGAGCGCAACCAGCTCACCATTGGCGGCGGCGCCAAGCAAGTCCTCTACGTCGCACTGATGGCCTCGCTCAACCAAGGCGATGAGGTCATTGTCCCGGCACCGTATTGGGTGTCCTACCCGGACATGGTGCTCGCCAACGACGGCACCCCGGTGATCGTCCCGTGCGGTGAGGACACAGGCTTCAAGCTCACCCCGGACGCCCTGGACAAGGCCATCACGCCCAGGACCAAGTGGCTCATCCTCAATGCCCCGTCCAACCCGACCGGCGCTGTGTACACCCGCGAGGAACTCCAAGCCCTTGGCGCAGTCCTGGAGCAGCATCCGCAGGTGTACATCCTCACCGACGAGATCTACGACGAAATCCACTTCGGTGATGGCCGGGTCACCAGCCTGGTCACCGCCGTGCCAACGCTCAAAGACCGCATCCTGCTGGTCAACGGTGTCTCCAAGGCCTACGCCATGACCGGCTGGCGGCTCGGCTATGGCGTGGGACCGGTCCCCCTGATCGCGGCCATGAACAAATTGCAGTCGCAAACCTCGTCCTGCCCGTCGTCCATCAGCCAGGCCGCCGCCGTCGCGGCACTGAACGGCGACCAATCCTTCGTCCGGGACAGCGTGGAGGTGTACCGCAAACGCCGGGACGCCGTCGTCGAGGGTTTGAACGCCATCAATGGACTGTCCGTTGCGCCGGCGGAAGGCGCCTTTTATGCCTACGTGAACTGCAGCGGCGTGATCGGCAAAACCACACCTGACGGCACCGTCATCAGCAATGACCAGGACTTCACGCTTTACCTGCTGGACGCTGCCCGCGTGGCTGTCATCCAGGGCTCGGCTTACGGCCTGGGTCCCTACTTCCGGATCTCCTTCGCCACCTCGCTGGAGACCATCAACGCCGGCGTGGACTCCATCCGCGACGCCGTCAACGCCCTGTCCTAA
- a CDS encoding nuclear transport factor 2 family protein, with the protein MSDVNSWMDKYERAWTSNDPEDIRGLFTEDAVYYDKPNTDKPWNGHEEIVTAWSDAGDKPEDWTFEWTLLGQDGDTAFVQGLTTYLNGEPTYDNLWVIRFAEDGRAREFTEWYMARK; encoded by the coding sequence ATGAGCGATGTGAACTCCTGGATGGACAAGTACGAACGAGCGTGGACCTCGAACGACCCCGAAGATATCCGGGGCCTCTTCACCGAGGATGCGGTCTACTACGACAAACCCAACACGGATAAACCATGGAACGGCCACGAAGAGATCGTCACAGCGTGGTCCGACGCCGGCGACAAGCCCGAGGACTGGACGTTCGAATGGACCCTCTTGGGCCAGGACGGTGACACCGCATTCGTCCAGGGCCTCACCACGTACCTGAACGGCGAGCCCACCTACGACAATCTCTGGGTGATCCGCTTCGCCGAAGACGGACGCGCCCGCGAATTCACCGAGTGGTACATGGCGCGGAAGTAG
- a CDS encoding HpcH/HpaI aldolase/citrate lyase family protein, with product MPLQLGPTFYSALTEAGRPLAGMWVCSGSPLVAEICAGSGLDWVLIDAEHSPNGLESILAQLHAVSGYPVQAMVRPPVNDTVVIKQYLDLGVQNLLIPMVNSAFEAASAVAAVRYPPHGVRGVGSALARASRWNRVPDYLASASESISLTVQIESEAAASAVEEILAVDGVDGIFLGPSDLAASMGLLGQQENPLVRAVVEHCLAAAKAAGKPAGVNAFNESTARAYLDAGASFVLVGADVAVLARASEGFASTFIPVSETADRESY from the coding sequence ATGCCACTTCAGCTAGGCCCCACTTTCTACTCGGCGCTCACTGAGGCGGGCCGTCCACTCGCCGGCATGTGGGTGTGTTCCGGCAGCCCGCTGGTGGCGGAAATCTGCGCCGGCTCGGGGCTGGACTGGGTGCTGATCGACGCCGAGCACAGTCCCAACGGGCTGGAATCCATCCTGGCCCAGCTTCATGCTGTGAGCGGCTATCCGGTCCAGGCCATGGTCCGGCCTCCCGTGAATGACACCGTGGTCATCAAGCAATACCTGGACCTTGGAGTGCAGAACCTGCTCATTCCCATGGTGAACTCGGCCTTCGAGGCAGCATCGGCCGTGGCGGCTGTCCGATACCCACCGCACGGGGTCCGGGGTGTGGGTTCGGCGCTTGCCCGGGCCTCGCGCTGGAACCGGGTTCCGGACTACCTGGCGTCCGCCTCGGAATCCATCAGCCTCACGGTCCAGATCGAATCCGAGGCCGCGGCATCGGCTGTGGAGGAGATCCTGGCCGTTGATGGCGTGGACGGCATTTTCCTCGGTCCTTCGGACCTTGCCGCCTCCATGGGCCTGCTGGGACAGCAGGAAAATCCGCTGGTGAGGGCCGTCGTCGAACATTGCCTCGCTGCCGCCAAAGCGGCCGGAAAGCCCGCCGGCGTGAACGCCTTCAACGAGTCAACCGCCCGCGCCTATCTCGACGCCGGTGCCTCCTTTGTGCTGGTCGGCGCAGACGTTGCTGTGCTGGCCCGCGCCTCCGAAGGGTTCGCCTCCACGTTCATTCCAGTGTCTGAAACGGCGGACCGCGAAAGCTACTGA
- the hpaH gene encoding 2-oxo-hept-4-ene-1,7-dioate hydratase, with translation MLDAKTIEAIADELLEAGRSRTPVPRLTARYPGMTVEDSYAVQQLWMRRNEEAGRTLVGRKIGLTSKAMQAATGITEPDYGAIFDDMVLETGCSVEWDKYTHPRVEVELAFVLKSGLKGPGCTIFDVLNATDYVVPALEILDSRIEMEGRTIVDTISDNAAMGAMVVGGRPVRPDAVDLRWVSAILYKNQTVEETGVAAGVLDHPANGVHWLANKIAAHGDSMKAGDIILAGSFTRPLWVYKGDTVHADYGPLGVVTCHFS, from the coding sequence ATGCTGGACGCGAAGACGATCGAAGCCATTGCCGACGAGCTCCTTGAGGCCGGACGTTCCCGTACGCCCGTTCCTCGGCTGACCGCCCGCTATCCAGGGATGACGGTGGAGGATTCCTACGCCGTGCAGCAGTTGTGGATGCGGCGGAATGAGGAAGCCGGCCGCACGTTGGTGGGGCGCAAGATCGGCCTCACGTCCAAGGCAATGCAGGCCGCCACGGGCATCACCGAGCCGGATTACGGAGCCATTTTTGATGACATGGTCCTGGAAACCGGCTGCTCCGTGGAGTGGGACAAGTACACGCACCCCCGGGTTGAAGTGGAGTTGGCGTTTGTGTTGAAGTCAGGCCTCAAGGGTCCCGGCTGCACCATTTTCGATGTTCTCAACGCCACCGACTACGTGGTTCCGGCCCTCGAAATCCTGGACTCCAGGATCGAAATGGAGGGCCGGACCATCGTGGACACCATCTCGGATAATGCCGCGATGGGCGCCATGGTGGTGGGCGGCCGCCCAGTGCGGCCGGACGCCGTCGACCTCCGCTGGGTATCGGCCATCCTGTACAAAAACCAGACCGTGGAAGAGACCGGAGTGGCCGCCGGAGTGCTGGATCATCCAGCAAATGGCGTGCACTGGCTGGCCAACAAAATCGCCGCGCACGGGGACTCCATGAAGGCCGGAGATATCATCCTGGCGGGCTCGTTTACCCGCCCCCTCTGGGTGTACAAAGGTGATACCGTGCACGCTGACTACGGACCGTTGGGAGTTGTGACATGCCACTTCAGCTAG
- the hpaD gene encoding 3,4-dihydroxyphenylacetate 2,3-dioxygenase — MSTPFTGPIPTPTVPAPDIVRCAYLELVVTDLAKSRAFYVDLLGLHVTEEDENTIYLRSFEEFIHHNLVLRKGPVAAAAAFAYRVKSPAEVDAAEAYYRELGCRVERRKEGFTKGVGDSVRVEDPLGFPYEFFYDVEHVERLTQRYDLYSAGELVRLDHFNQVTPDVPRGRKYLEDLGFRVSEDIKDSDGVTYAAWMHRKQTVHDTALTGGNGPRLHHIAFSTHEKHNIIQICDKMGALRISDRIERGPGRHGVSNAFYLYILDPDGHRVEIYTQDYYTGDPDNPTVTWDVHDNQRRDWWGNPVVPSWYTEASLVLDLDGNPQPIIEREDKSEMAVTVGADGFSYTRPSGDSDEAAEGFKLGAQV, encoded by the coding sequence ATGAGCACCCCCTTCACCGGCCCCATCCCTACTCCCACAGTCCCGGCACCGGACATCGTCCGCTGCGCCTACCTGGAACTGGTGGTCACGGACCTGGCCAAGTCCCGCGCTTTCTATGTGGACCTCCTGGGCCTGCACGTGACCGAGGAAGATGAGAACACCATCTACCTGCGTTCCTTCGAGGAATTCATCCACCACAACCTGGTCCTCCGCAAGGGCCCGGTCGCCGCTGCTGCAGCCTTCGCCTACCGGGTGAAGTCCCCGGCAGAGGTGGACGCCGCCGAGGCGTACTACCGCGAACTCGGCTGCCGGGTGGAACGCCGCAAGGAAGGCTTCACCAAGGGCGTGGGCGACTCCGTCCGCGTGGAAGACCCGCTGGGCTTCCCCTACGAGTTCTTCTACGACGTTGAGCACGTGGAACGCCTCACCCAGCGCTACGACCTCTACTCCGCCGGGGAACTGGTCCGGCTGGACCACTTCAACCAGGTCACCCCGGACGTCCCGCGCGGCCGCAAGTACCTGGAAGACCTCGGCTTCCGCGTCTCCGAGGACATCAAGGATTCCGACGGCGTCACGTACGCGGCGTGGATGCACCGCAAGCAGACTGTGCACGATACCGCCCTGACCGGTGGCAACGGCCCGCGCCTGCACCACATCGCCTTCTCCACGCACGAGAAGCACAACATCATCCAGATCTGCGACAAGATGGGTGCCCTGCGCATCTCGGACCGGATTGAGCGTGGCCCCGGACGCCACGGTGTGTCCAACGCGTTCTACCTCTACATCCTTGACCCGGATGGTCACCGCGTGGAGATCTACACCCAGGACTACTACACCGGCGATCCGGACAACCCCACCGTCACCTGGGACGTCCACGACAACCAGCGCCGCGACTGGTGGGGCAACCCCGTGGTCCCGTCCTGGTACACCGAGGCCTCCCTGGTCCTGGACCTCGACGGCAACCCGCAGCCGATCATCGAGCGCGAGGACAAGTCCGAAATGGCAGTCACCGTGGGCGCCGACGGCTTCTCCTACACCCGCCCCTCGGGCGACTCGGATGAAGCGGCCGAGGGCTTCAAGCTCGGAGCGCAGGTCTAA
- the hpaE gene encoding 5-carboxymethyl-2-hydroxymuconate semialdehyde dehydrogenase, whose amino-acid sequence MTTSVETTKHYIPENLPSHIQHFINGEFVDSISGKTFDVLDPVSNGNYATAAAGQKEDIDLAVAAAREAFVNGPWPKMKPRERARVLNKIADAVEAQEARLAELETFDTGLPITQAKGQALRAAENFRFFADLIVAQFDDAMKVPGSQINYVNRKPIGVAGLITPWNTPFMLESWKLAPALATGNTVVLKPAEFTPLSASLWAQIFKDAGLPDGVFNLVNGLGEEAGDALVKHPDVPLISFTGETTTGQTIFRNAAANLKGLSMELGGKSPCVVFADADLDAAIDSALFGVFSLNGERCTAGSRILVERAIYDEFCEKYAARAKNIVVGDPHDPKTQVGALVHPEHYNKVASYVEIGKSEGRLLAGGGRPDHLPEGNYIAPTVFADVAPDARIFQEEIFGPVVAITPFENDDEALALANNTKYGLAAYIWTQNLTRAHNFSQNVEAGMVWLNSHNVRDLRTPFGGVKASGLGHEGGYRSIDFYTDQQAVHITLGSVHTPKFGA is encoded by the coding sequence ATGACGACCTCAGTAGAGACCACCAAGCACTACATCCCCGAGAACCTGCCCTCCCACATCCAGCACTTCATCAACGGCGAGTTCGTTGACTCCATCTCGGGCAAGACCTTCGATGTCCTGGACCCGGTATCCAACGGCAACTACGCCACCGCTGCGGCCGGCCAGAAGGAAGACATCGACCTCGCCGTCGCCGCAGCCCGCGAAGCATTCGTCAACGGTCCCTGGCCGAAGATGAAGCCCCGCGAACGTGCCCGCGTGCTGAACAAGATCGCCGACGCGGTCGAAGCACAGGAAGCCCGCCTGGCCGAACTCGAGACGTTCGATACCGGCCTCCCGATCACCCAGGCCAAGGGCCAGGCGCTCCGCGCAGCCGAGAACTTCCGCTTCTTTGCGGACCTGATCGTGGCCCAGTTCGATGACGCCATGAAGGTCCCCGGCTCACAGATCAACTACGTGAACCGCAAGCCGATCGGCGTCGCAGGCCTGATCACCCCGTGGAACACCCCGTTCATGCTGGAGTCCTGGAAGCTCGCCCCCGCCCTGGCCACCGGCAACACCGTAGTACTGAAACCGGCCGAGTTCACCCCGCTCTCCGCTTCACTCTGGGCGCAGATCTTCAAGGACGCAGGGCTGCCCGACGGTGTGTTCAACCTGGTGAACGGCCTCGGCGAAGAAGCCGGTGACGCGCTGGTGAAGCACCCGGACGTGCCGCTGATCTCCTTCACCGGCGAGACCACCACAGGCCAGACCATCTTCCGCAACGCCGCAGCCAACCTCAAGGGCCTGTCCATGGAGCTCGGCGGCAAGTCCCCGTGCGTCGTGTTCGCCGACGCCGACCTGGATGCCGCGATCGACTCCGCGCTGTTCGGTGTGTTCTCCCTCAACGGCGAACGCTGCACCGCCGGATCCCGCATCCTGGTGGAACGGGCCATCTACGACGAATTCTGCGAAAAGTACGCCGCCCGGGCCAAGAACATCGTGGTGGGTGACCCCCACGATCCCAAGACCCAGGTGGGTGCGCTGGTCCACCCGGAGCACTACAACAAGGTGGCTTCCTACGTGGAGATCGGCAAGTCCGAAGGCCGGCTCCTGGCCGGCGGCGGCCGACCCGACCACCTTCCCGAAGGCAACTACATCGCACCCACGGTGTTTGCCGACGTCGCGCCTGACGCGCGGATCTTCCAGGAGGAAATCTTCGGTCCCGTCGTGGCCATCACGCCCTTCGAGAACGACGACGAAGCCCTCGCCTTGGCCAACAACACCAAGTACGGCCTGGCGGCCTACATCTGGACCCAGAACCTGACCCGGGCCCATAACTTCTCCCAGAACGTGGAGGCCGGCATGGTGTGGCTCAACAGCCACAACGTCCGTGATCTTCGCACCCCGTTCGGTGGCGTCAAGGCCTCCGGACTGGGCCATGAGGGCGGCTACCGTTCCATCGATTTCTACACCGACCAGCAGGCCGTGCACATCACGCTCGGTTCGGTCCACACGCCCAAATTCGGCGCCTAA
- a CDS encoding GntR family transcriptional regulator, translating into MSETAVGSAAVDNAGAQSKSQQAYAAVKARIVEGTYTPGYRLVLAKIAEDLGFSVVPVREAIRRLEAEGLVKFERNVGATVSGIDPTEYLYTMQTLSIVEGAATALSAPLIDSISIARARAVNEEMRECLEHFDPVRFTALNQDFHSVLFEHCPNPHILDLVHRGWNRLASIRSSTFRFVPGRAQESVREHEALLQLIENAADADTIEKAARQHRAATLDAYLSTTN; encoded by the coding sequence GTGAGTGAAACCGCCGTCGGAAGTGCCGCCGTCGACAACGCCGGTGCCCAAAGCAAGTCCCAGCAGGCTTATGCCGCCGTGAAGGCAAGGATCGTGGAGGGCACCTACACGCCGGGTTACCGGCTGGTGCTGGCCAAGATCGCCGAGGACCTGGGCTTCAGCGTGGTCCCGGTCCGCGAAGCGATCCGCCGCCTGGAAGCCGAAGGGCTGGTGAAGTTCGAGCGGAACGTGGGCGCCACGGTGTCCGGGATCGACCCCACCGAGTACCTGTACACCATGCAGACCCTGAGCATCGTGGAGGGCGCCGCCACCGCGTTGTCCGCCCCGCTGATCGATTCAATCTCCATTGCCCGGGCCCGTGCGGTGAACGAAGAGATGCGTGAGTGCCTGGAGCACTTTGATCCCGTGCGTTTCACCGCGCTGAACCAGGACTTCCACAGCGTCCTGTTTGAACACTGCCCCAATCCGCACATCCTGGACCTGGTCCACCGGGGCTGGAACCGGCTGGCCTCCATCCGGTCCTCCACGTTCCGGTTCGTTCCCGGCCGGGCGCAGGAATCGGTGCGCGAACATGAGGCCCTGCTGCAGCTGATCGAGAATGCAGCAGACGCCGACACCATTGAAAAAGCAGCCCGCCAACACCGCGCCGCAACCCTGGACGCGTACCTCTCCACTACCAACTAA
- a CDS encoding fumarylacetoacetate hydrolase family protein, translating to MLARTRKVIAVHINYPSRAAQRGRTPGQPSYFLKPSSSLALGSTDAPGSVERPAGCELLGYEGEIALVIGKSARRVSLENAWSHVEWVTASNDLGVYDLRYADKGSNVRSKGGDGFTPFGPALIPADAVDPAQLQIRTWHNGDLVQDDTTEDLLFPFAQLVADLSQLLTLEEGDIILTGTPAGASVAKPGDVVEIEVTGGGFSSGRLVTKVTEGTTPFADFGARPKTDDTQREEAYGSREAAGLPAGQEAATSVLTPELKAKLESVATATLSSQLRKRGLNNVSIDGLQATRPDRKVVGLARTLRYVPNREDLFKTHGGGFNAQKQAIDSVNEGEILVMEARGEKGTGTVGDILALRAQVRGAAAIITDGGVRDYSAVADLEMPTYFANPHPAVLGRRHIPWDTDITIACGGATVQPGDIIVADSDGILVIPPAIAEELVDDCIQQEKEETFIFRMVQEGNSVDGLYPMNKEWQARYAEWVTAEWQSKQGASGE from the coding sequence ATGCTGGCCCGGACGCGCAAAGTCATTGCCGTCCACATCAACTACCCCAGCCGGGCGGCCCAGCGCGGACGCACTCCCGGGCAGCCGTCCTACTTCCTGAAGCCTTCCTCGTCGCTGGCACTCGGCTCCACGGACGCCCCCGGATCGGTGGAACGCCCCGCCGGCTGTGAACTCCTCGGCTACGAGGGCGAGATCGCTCTGGTCATCGGCAAGTCAGCCCGCCGCGTCAGTCTTGAGAACGCCTGGAGCCACGTCGAATGGGTCACGGCGTCCAACGACCTCGGTGTGTACGACCTCCGCTACGCAGACAAGGGCTCCAACGTCCGGTCCAAGGGCGGCGACGGTTTCACTCCCTTTGGTCCCGCGCTGATTCCGGCCGATGCTGTTGATCCCGCACAGCTGCAGATCCGTACCTGGCACAACGGAGACCTCGTCCAGGACGACACCACCGAGGACCTGCTCTTCCCCTTCGCCCAACTCGTCGCGGACCTCTCCCAGCTGCTCACGCTCGAAGAGGGTGACATCATCCTCACCGGCACCCCCGCCGGAGCCTCCGTTGCCAAGCCAGGTGACGTCGTCGAGATTGAGGTCACCGGAGGTGGATTCAGCAGCGGCCGCCTGGTCACCAAAGTAACGGAAGGCACGACGCCGTTCGCGGACTTCGGTGCCCGGCCCAAGACAGATGACACCCAGCGGGAAGAGGCCTACGGTTCCCGGGAGGCCGCCGGGCTGCCTGCAGGACAGGAGGCTGCCACGAGCGTGCTGACTCCTGAGCTGAAGGCGAAGCTTGAGTCCGTCGCTACCGCCACACTCTCGTCCCAGCTCCGCAAGCGCGGGCTCAACAACGTGAGCATTGACGGCTTGCAGGCCACCCGCCCGGACCGCAAGGTAGTAGGCCTGGCCCGGACCCTCCGCTACGTTCCCAACCGTGAAGACCTCTTCAAGACCCACGGCGGCGGCTTCAACGCCCAAAAGCAGGCCATCGATTCCGTGAACGAAGGCGAAATCCTGGTCATGGAAGCCCGCGGCGAGAAGGGCACAGGCACGGTGGGGGACATCCTCGCGCTGCGCGCCCAGGTCCGCGGGGCAGCGGCCATCATTACCGACGGCGGCGTCCGCGACTACTCTGCAGTGGCCGACCTGGAGATGCCCACCTACTTCGCCAACCCGCACCCGGCAGTGCTGGGCCGCCGCCACATTCCGTGGGACACCGACATCACCATCGCCTGCGGGGGAGCAACCGTTCAGCCCGGCGACATCATCGTGGCCGACTCCGACGGCATCCTGGTGATCCCCCCGGCCATCGCCGAAGAACTCGTGGATGACTGCATTCAGCAGGAAAAAGAAGAGACGTTCATTTTCCGGATGGTCCAGGAAGGCAACAGCGTGGACGGGCTGTACCCCATGAACAAGGAATGGCAGGCCCGCTACGCGGAGTGGGTAACAGCGGAGTGGCAGAGCAAGCAGGGAGCCTCAGGTGAGTGA
- a CDS encoding YdeI/OmpD-associated family protein, with amino-acid sequence MEHDDARELLRFAGGTEWEQWLAANHDTKTEAWLVIGKKNAGTGLIDIQDALDGALCFGWIDGQRKGHDPKTFLQRYSRRRAGSSWSQVNVGKVARLIEAGRMHPAGIAEIESAKADGRWESAYVSQAKAEVPEDLEAALAGNSGAREAFEQLGKTDRYLLILPILKARTTGSRAGILAKTVQKLAEGK; translated from the coding sequence GTGGAGCACGATGACGCACGGGAATTGCTGCGGTTTGCCGGCGGCACGGAATGGGAACAGTGGCTCGCCGCGAACCACGACACCAAGACCGAGGCGTGGCTGGTGATCGGCAAGAAGAACGCGGGGACCGGCCTCATCGACATCCAGGACGCCTTGGACGGCGCACTGTGTTTCGGCTGGATTGATGGCCAACGCAAGGGCCATGACCCCAAGACCTTCCTGCAAAGGTATTCGCGGCGTCGGGCCGGAAGTTCCTGGTCGCAGGTGAACGTGGGCAAAGTTGCCCGGCTGATCGAGGCCGGACGCATGCACCCTGCAGGCATAGCCGAAATTGAGTCAGCCAAAGCCGACGGCCGCTGGGAATCGGCCTACGTTTCGCAGGCCAAGGCCGAGGTTCCCGAGGACCTTGAAGCCGCCCTGGCAGGAAACAGTGGTGCCCGGGAAGCCTTTGAACAGCTGGGCAAGACTGACCGGTACCTCCTCATCCTGCCGATACTCAAAGCCCGGACAACCGGGTCGCGCGCCGGGATTCTGGCAAAGACGGTGCAGAAGTTGGCGGAAGGAAAGTAG
- a CDS encoding alpha/beta hydrolase gives MDIILVPGFWLDASSWEEVAPPLVAAGHTVHPLTLPGLESADAPRAGIGLRTHIDAVVAAVDALEGKVVLVGHSGGGAIIHGVADARPDRVARAIYVDSGPLGEGGVINDELPDDGDEIPLPPWELFEDEDLVDLTDELKDAFRARAIPEPKGVACDQQHLGDVRRYDVPATIIACQFPSSLLKEWMDAGHPFTAELARIRDVDYIDLPTGHWPQFTRPTELGEAIVASVERGK, from the coding sequence ATGGACATCATCCTCGTACCCGGTTTCTGGTTGGACGCCTCATCGTGGGAGGAGGTGGCTCCCCCGCTGGTGGCGGCCGGACATACGGTGCACCCGCTGACCTTGCCTGGATTGGAATCAGCCGATGCACCCCGCGCCGGCATAGGACTTCGCACGCACATCGACGCCGTGGTTGCCGCGGTGGATGCCCTGGAAGGCAAGGTGGTCCTGGTGGGCCACTCGGGCGGCGGCGCCATCATCCACGGCGTGGCAGACGCCCGGCCGGACCGGGTGGCCCGCGCTATATACGTCGACAGCGGTCCGCTCGGTGAGGGCGGGGTCATCAATGACGAACTGCCCGACGACGGCGATGAGATCCCACTGCCGCCGTGGGAATTGTTCGAGGACGAGGACCTTGTTGACCTGACGGATGAGCTGAAGGACGCCTTCCGTGCCCGCGCCATCCCCGAACCAAAGGGAGTGGCCTGCGACCAGCAGCATTTGGGCGACGTCCGCCGCTACGACGTTCCGGCCACCATCATCGCGTGCCAGTTCCCGTCCTCGCTCCTTAAGGAATGGATGGACGCCGGGCACCCCTTCACCGCTGAGCTCGCGCGGATCCGGGATGTCGATTACATCGACCTCCCCACAGGCCACTGGCCACAATTCACCAGGCCCACAGAGTTGGGCGAGGCAATTGTGGCCAGCGTGGAACGCGGAAAATAG
- a CDS encoding GlsB/YeaQ/YmgE family stress response membrane protein, with protein sequence MGFFGFLLLGLLAGAIAKLILPGRQGGGWFVTLLLGVVGALLGGWIGGLIFGTGLQEFFSLTTWLLAIGGSIIVLLIYGLVTSRRTHHG encoded by the coding sequence ATGGGTTTCTTTGGTTTTCTTTTGCTCGGTCTCCTGGCCGGTGCCATCGCCAAGCTTATTCTTCCGGGCCGTCAGGGTGGCGGCTGGTTCGTGACCCTCCTGTTGGGCGTCGTCGGCGCACTTCTGGGCGGCTGGATCGGTGGCCTCATCTTCGGCACCGGACTTCAGGAATTCTTCTCGCTGACCACGTGGCTCCTCGCTATCGGTGGCTCCATCATCGTGCTGCTGATCTACGGCCTGGTCACCAGCCGCAGGACCCACCATGGCTGA
- a CDS encoding AraC family transcriptional regulator, with product MQEWNRAIEAIEADLTAEIDVGTLARIALTSEYHFRRMFSSLAGLPVSEYIRRRRLTAATAEIIDGGTVLAVAVRYGYASAEAFTRAFKAMHGLTPSEARQAGAVLHSQPQLRFHLRVEGNTDMKHRIEDKPAFRLIGLKARVPLVHEGPNQAIIDFQRSLDPAHTQRLLKLADMEPAGPLSVTDNIDEQRSEGSGLDYWHAVASSQPAPEEFAAMDVPAGLWVVFETEGKFPEVLQSMWADAATEWFPANPYRWAPGPEMLSVQVEAGGTHGRGQLWIPVEREEPGTR from the coding sequence ATGCAGGAATGGAACCGGGCCATCGAGGCAATCGAGGCGGACCTCACGGCAGAGATCGACGTGGGGACTTTGGCCCGGATCGCCCTGACATCCGAATATCACTTCCGGCGGATGTTCTCGTCCTTGGCCGGGCTGCCGGTTTCGGAGTACATCCGGAGGCGCCGCCTGACGGCAGCCACAGCGGAAATCATCGACGGCGGCACTGTCCTGGCCGTTGCTGTCCGATACGGCTACGCCTCCGCCGAGGCGTTCACCAGGGCATTCAAGGCCATGCACGGCCTTACTCCCTCTGAAGCAAGGCAAGCCGGGGCTGTTCTTCATTCCCAACCTCAATTGAGGTTCCACCTACGAGTCGAAGGGAACACCGACATGAAGCACCGTATTGAAGACAAGCCCGCTTTCCGCCTTATTGGCCTGAAAGCCCGCGTCCCCCTGGTCCACGAAGGCCCGAACCAGGCCATCATCGATTTCCAGCGGAGCCTGGACCCCGCTCACACCCAGCGCTTACTGAAACTGGCAGATATGGAACCGGCAGGCCCGCTGTCCGTCACCGACAACATCGATGAGCAGCGCAGCGAAGGAAGCGGACTGGACTACTGGCATGCGGTGGCATCCAGCCAGCCGGCACCGGAGGAATTCGCGGCCATGGACGTTCCAGCAGGCCTATGGGTGGTTTTCGAAACTGAAGGAAAGTTCCCGGAAGTCCTGCAAAGCATGTGGGCGGACGCAGCCACCGAGTGGTTCCCGGCCAACCCATACCGGTGGGCACCCGGCCCTGAAATGCTCAGCGTCCAAGTGGAGGCCGGTGGCACGCACGGCCGCGGGCAGCTGTGGATTCCGGTGGAACGGGAAGAACCCGGCACGCGGTAA